The following nucleotide sequence is from uncultured Draconibacterium sp..
CTGTTCGCTCATGCACAGGTCACAATTTCAGGAGTTGTGCAATCAGAATCAGGCAGCCCGCTTTCCGGGGTGAATATCTTTATCCAGGGAACTTACGACGGTACAACAACCGACAGCCTGGGTATTTTCTTATTTACAACGGATGCAACCGATGAACAGACATTGATTGCCAGTTGCGTTGGATTTGAAACTTATGCACAGCAGCTCAACCTCACAGGAGATATTTCAGATCTAAAAATCGTGCTCATTCAGGAAATAAGCGAACTCGACGAAGTAATAATTAATGCGGGTACTTTTGAGGCCAGCGACAAAAAGAAGTCGGTTGTTTTAAAACCACTTGACGTGGCTTTAACTGCAGGTGCCAACGGCGATATTTTTGGTGCTTTTGGAAAATTGCCCGGTTCGCAAACAGTGGGTGAAGAAGGGCGTCTTTTTGTTCGTGGTGGCGAAAGCTACGAAACCAAAACTTTTATGGACGGCATGTTGGTAAATACACCTTACTATTCAAAAATGCCCGATCTGCCCACACGCGGCCGGTTCTCCCCCCTCCTTTTTAACGGATCGGCATTTAGCACCGGAGGTTACTCTGCCGAATACGGGCAGGCACTTTCGTCGATTGTGGCTTTAAATACGGTTGCATTGGAGCCAGAAACCAAATCGAGCATTTCAGTTCTTTCCGTTGGCTTACAGGGATCTCACGCCAAAAGATGGGAAAACACTTCATTGTCCATCAGCGGCGAATACCTGAACACAGCACTTAGCAACAAAATTTTTAAGCAAAATATTGAGTGGGAAAAAGTCCCTGTTATTGTTGGCTCAACAATGCTGTTCCGGCATAAAACCAGCGAAACCGGCATGATAAAATCTTTTGCCAGTTTTAGTTATGACACCAGCACTTTGATGTACGACAACATTGATCAAACTGCTTTTCAGGAAGTTTCAATAGACAATAAAAATTTGTATTCGAACACAACCTACAACGATATGCTGAATAACGACTGGATGATTCAAACCGGCGTTGCTTTTAATATCGATAGGGAAAACATGGGCATCGATTCTGATGATATCGCTACTTCCAGAAACAGCAGCCAGTTGAAACTTACATTATCCAATTATTCTGTAAAAGGTGTAACCACAACCTTTGGCGCTGAAGCTTTGGTTTATAAGTACGACCAGGAAATTGATATGGATGGAAATTTCAATCTTTCATTCAACAACAACTTGTTTGCGGGCTTTGCCGAATCGGAATGGAAAGTAACTAAAAACCTGGCGCTAAAAGCCGGCCTGCGAACCGAGTATAACTCGCTGATTAATGAATTAAATGTTGTTCCCCGACTGTCGGCAGCAGTAAAAACAAGCAAGAATAGCCAACTTTCAGCAGCTTACGGAAAGTTCTTTCAGAATCCGAATGATGATTATTTGAAATTCACCGATGAGCTGGCTCCTGAAACATCAACACACTCCATATTAACCTGGCAGTATAAAAAAGACAGCCACACTTTGCGCATTGAAGCCTACAATAAAAACTATTCCGACCTGGTAAAATTTGATAAAGAATTTTCTGTTGAGCCCGGGAATTACAACAATACCGGCAGTGGTTATTCTCGGGGAATCGATGTTTTCTGGCGCGACCAAAAAGAGTTTGGCAAAGCCGATTACTGGATTTCCTATTCCTGGATCGACTCAAAAAGAAATTACCGAGATTACCCGATGAAAGTGACTCCGCACTATGTTTCGAAGCACAACCTTTCGGTGGTTTACAAACAGTATTTTACAAAGATCAATTCATTCATATCAGGTTCCTACACTTTCGCCAGCGGACGTCCGTACAACAATCCCAACACTCCCGAATTTATGGCTGGTAAAACTAAAACCTACAACGATGTGAGTTTAGGATTTACACATATATTTTACCTTTTTAACACACAAACCGTTGCACACGTAATTGTAAACAATGCCTTGGGCTTTAACAATGTATTTGGGTACAACTACGCCCAAACACCCGACAATAATGGCGTTTATCAATCGCAACCCATTGTGCCGGGGCAAAAACGACTCATTGTATTTCTACTATCATTTCAATTATAAACTTTAAAATTAATTATCATGAAGACTTTATTAACGCTTATTTTTAGTCTGGCAGTTTTTACTGCAGTAGCACAGGGAAAAAATTACGAGGCAGCAATGACAGCCGCCCTCGAAAAAATGAAAAGCTCGGAAACAGTAGCCAACTTTCAGCAGGCAGCAAATACTTTTGAACGAATCAGCATGACTGAAACGAAAGAA
It contains:
- a CDS encoding TonB-dependent receptor, with the translated sequence MKTSLILLFQFLILFAHAQVTISGVVQSESGSPLSGVNIFIQGTYDGTTTDSLGIFLFTTDATDEQTLIASCVGFETYAQQLNLTGDISDLKIVLIQEISELDEVIINAGTFEASDKKKSVVLKPLDVALTAGANGDIFGAFGKLPGSQTVGEEGRLFVRGGESYETKTFMDGMLVNTPYYSKMPDLPTRGRFSPLLFNGSAFSTGGYSAEYGQALSSIVALNTVALEPETKSSISVLSVGLQGSHAKRWENTSLSISGEYLNTALSNKIFKQNIEWEKVPVIVGSTMLFRHKTSETGMIKSFASFSYDTSTLMYDNIDQTAFQEVSIDNKNLYSNTTYNDMLNNDWMIQTGVAFNIDRENMGIDSDDIATSRNSSQLKLTLSNYSVKGVTTTFGAEALVYKYDQEIDMDGNFNLSFNNNLFAGFAESEWKVTKNLALKAGLRTEYNSLINELNVVPRLSAAVKTSKNSQLSAAYGKFFQNPNDDYLKFTDELAPETSTHSILTWQYKKDSHTLRIEAYNKNYSDLVKFDKEFSVEPGNYNNTGSGYSRGIDVFWRDQKEFGKADYWISYSWIDSKRNYRDYPMKVTPHYVSKHNLSVVYKQYFTKINSFISGSYTFASGRPYNNPNTPEFMAGKTKTYNDVSLGFTHIFYLFNTQTVAHVIVNNALGFNNVFGYNYAQTPDNNGVYQSQPIVPGQKRLIVFLLSFQL